The Solibacillus sp. FSL R7-0682 genome includes a window with the following:
- a CDS encoding phosphotransferase family protein, whose protein sequence is MKDTIAVRNGEELDVARIARFLHAHIAELPDAPVDIEQFGTGHSNLTYLIRCADFEAVLRRPPHGPIAPKAHDMEREHAILTSLYSVFPAIPKPYVFSNDRSVVGSPFFVMERRKGIVLDTEFPEHVSYSPEIGQRISKMMVETLVDLHAIDYTKTALASMTKPDGFMERQVVGWIGRYERAKTADIAEVEQLKIWLLTHIPAQSEATVIHYDYKLNNMMFSDDFEQVTGLFDWEMTTVGDPLADVGVALCYWLQADDPPLLKAALGKPPVTVLEGFYTRAQFVQAYAEKSGRDMSNIDFYLTFAYFKLAVIGQQIYARYKKGQTNDPRFAQLGVLVDNLMKYALMTVTK, encoded by the coding sequence ATGAAGGATACAATCGCAGTACGTAATGGTGAGGAGTTAGATGTAGCACGCATTGCACGATTTTTGCATGCACATATAGCAGAACTACCCGATGCACCAGTTGACATTGAGCAATTTGGAACAGGACACTCTAATTTAACGTATTTAATTCGATGTGCTGATTTTGAAGCAGTACTGCGTCGTCCACCGCATGGACCAATCGCACCAAAAGCGCATGATATGGAACGAGAGCATGCCATTTTAACATCGCTCTATAGTGTATTTCCTGCCATTCCAAAGCCGTACGTATTTTCCAATGATAGGTCTGTAGTTGGCAGTCCATTTTTTGTAATGGAACGTCGAAAAGGCATCGTCCTTGATACAGAATTTCCCGAGCATGTCTCGTACTCACCAGAAATCGGACAGCGGATATCTAAGATGATGGTCGAGACATTAGTTGACTTGCATGCGATTGATTATACGAAGACGGCACTCGCTTCGATGACGAAACCAGATGGGTTTATGGAACGCCAGGTAGTAGGCTGGATTGGTCGTTATGAGCGTGCGAAAACCGCTGATATCGCTGAGGTAGAGCAGCTAAAAATATGGTTACTGACACATATTCCAGCACAGTCAGAGGCAACTGTGATTCATTACGATTACAAACTAAATAATATGATGTTTTCCGATGACTTTGAACAAGTGACCGGTCTATTTGATTGGGAAATGACGACGGTTGGGGACCCGCTTGCAGATGTTGGCGTTGCATTATGCTATTGGCTACAGGCAGATGATCCCCCATTACTAAAAGCAGCACTAGGCAAACCGCCTGTCACAGTGTTAGAAGGCTTTTATACTAGAGCTCAATTTGTGCAAGCCTATGCCGAAAAAAGCGGTCGTGACATGTCCAATATCGATTTCTATTTAACATTTGCGTATTTTAAATTAGCCGTAATCGGGCAACAAATTTATGCGCGTTATAAAAAGGGGCAAACGAATGACCCGCGCTTTGCCCAGCTCGGTGTACTAGTAGATAATTTAATGAAGTATGCGTTAATGACGGTGACAAAGTAA
- a CDS encoding SDR family oxidoreductase: MSVLELFKLTGKTAIITGGGRGLGAQIAQGFAEAGIANLVLCSRNQQACQEVADEIAQVFPVKTIALACDVTNPEDVKDVVAKAVEAFGTIDILVNNSGTSWADKVENMAKEAWDKVMNINVTGTFLMSQEVGKVMISQKQGKIINIASIAGFGGTPEFMQTIAYNTSKGAVITFTQDLAVKWGRHNICVNAIAPGFFPTKMSSQLIEYGKEQILTLTPLKRLGNDQDLKGAAVYLASAASDYVTGDVLVVDGGVSAL, encoded by the coding sequence ATGAGCGTTTTAGAGCTATTTAAATTAACGGGTAAAACAGCCATTATTACAGGTGGTGGACGAGGCTTAGGTGCTCAAATTGCACAAGGCTTTGCCGAAGCAGGCATCGCAAACTTAGTGCTCTGCTCACGCAATCAGCAGGCATGCCAGGAAGTAGCAGATGAAATCGCGCAAGTATTTCCAGTGAAAACAATAGCTCTTGCCTGTGATGTGACAAACCCTGAAGATGTAAAAGATGTTGTAGCCAAAGCGGTCGAGGCATTCGGCACAATTGATATTTTAGTTAACAATAGCGGCACTTCCTGGGCAGATAAGGTGGAAAATATGGCAAAGGAAGCTTGGGATAAGGTGATGAATATTAACGTAACCGGCACCTTCTTAATGAGTCAGGAAGTCGGCAAAGTAATGATTTCACAAAAACAAGGCAAAATCATTAATATTGCCTCTATTGCAGGCTTCGGTGGTACACCAGAATTTATGCAAACGATTGCTTATAACACGAGTAAAGGCGCTGTCATAACCTTTACGCAGGACTTGGCAGTGAAATGGGGGCGTCATAATATTTGCGTCAATGCGATTGCACCGGGCTTCTTCCCAACAAAAATGTCGAGCCAATTAATCGAATACGGCAAGGAGCAAATTCTAACATTAACACCATTGAAACGATTGGGTAATGATCAAGATTTAAAAGGCGCGGCTGTTTACTTAGCCTCTGCTGCCTCTGACTATGTTACAGGTGATGTATTGGTCGTAGATGGCGGTGTCAGTGCCTTATAG
- a CDS encoding TetR/AcrR family transcriptional regulator has product MKQKIIDNSILLFEKKGFSATSIQDIVDSLDVTKGTFYYYFSSKEQLLMDIHDDYITDLLARQAKAVVNVKTNREKLEATVYLLLTDIEQKGAEGRVFFREIRHLDHRHAAQIREKRDTFRQRIVHILQQGIETGEFRTQLQTDMLSFAILGMTNWSYQWYHPAGEISPKQLTIIFVDLILHGVVPTSEEM; this is encoded by the coding sequence ATGAAACAAAAAATTATCGATAATAGCATTTTACTATTCGAAAAAAAGGGTTTTTCTGCTACATCCATTCAAGATATCGTCGATTCATTGGACGTCACAAAAGGAACGTTTTATTACTACTTTTCAAGTAAAGAACAATTGCTCATGGATATTCATGACGACTATATTACGGATTTACTTGCGCGCCAGGCTAAAGCTGTCGTTAATGTGAAAACAAATCGAGAAAAGTTAGAGGCTACTGTTTATTTGTTACTAACTGATATAGAGCAAAAAGGCGCTGAAGGACGTGTTTTTTTCCGTGAAATTCGGCATTTAGATCACCGACATGCAGCACAAATTCGTGAAAAGCGCGATACATTCCGCCAACGAATTGTTCATATTTTACAGCAAGGTATCGAAACAGGAGAGTTTCGGACACAGCTACAAACAGACATGCTCTCTTTTGCCATACTAGGCATGACAAACTGGAGCTATCAATGGTACCACCCAGCTGGGGAAATTTCGCCAAAGCAGTTAACAATTATTTTTGTCGATTTAATTTTACATGGCGTAGTACCAACTAGTGAGGAGATGTGA